The following DNA comes from Chloroflexaceae bacterium.
GAAGGCGATGGTGGCGCATTGCATGCCCAGGCACAGACCCAGGTAGGGGGTGCCGGTACGCCGGGCGTAGTCGGCAGTGAGGATCTTGCCTTCGATGCCACGGTCGCCGAAACCACCGGGCACGACGATGCCATACACCTTGCTCAGCAGCCGGTCGGGGCCTTCGCGCTCCACCTGTTCCGCAGACACCCAGTGGACGTCAATGTCGAGCTCCTGGTGCAGACCGGCGTGCCGCAGGGCCTCGACCACGCTGATGTAGGCGTCTTTGAGTTCCACGTACTTGCCCACTAGGGCGATCGGCAGCACGCGCTTGGGCTGGCGGATCATCCGCACCAGTTCTTGCCAGGCGCTAAGATCGGGCGGCGGCGCGTTCAAGCCAAGCTGCTTGCAGAGGTAATCCCCCAGGCCGGCTGTTTCCAGCACCAGGGGCACATCGTAGATCGAGTCGACCGTCTGAAGGGGGATGACGGCGCGCGAGTCGACATCGGTGAAAAAGGCGACCTTGTCGCGAATTTCGTCGGAGATGGCGTAATCAGCGCGACAGATGATCACATCGGCGGTAATGCCCACGTTTCGCAGGGCCATCACCGAGTGCTGGGTGGGCTTGGTCTTCAGTTCGCCGGTCGCGCCGATGTGGGGCAGCAGGGTGACGTGAATGTAGAGCACGTTGTCACGGCCCACGTCCTTGCGCATCTGCCGGATGGCCTCCAGAAACGGCAGGCTTTCGATGTCGCCCACTGTGCCGCCAACCTCTACGATCACCACGTCGGCGTTGCTCTGCCGGCCCACGGCCACGATCCGCGCCTTGATCTCTTCGGTGATGTGCGGAATCACCTGGATGGTGCCGCCCAGATAGTCGCCGCGGCGTTCCTTGGCGATGACCGCCGAATAAATCTGGCCGGTCGTAACATTGCTCAACCGCGTCAGATTCTCATCAATAAAGCGCTCATAGTGACCCAGATCGAGGTCGGTCTCAGCGCCGTCTTCAGTGACAAAGACTTCGCCGTGTTGATAGGGCGACATTGTCCCTGGATCGACGTTCAGGTAGGGATCAAGTTTCAGCACCGAGACGCGCAGGCCGCGACTCTTGAGCAGCCTGCCGATCGAGGCGACGCTGATCCCTTTGCCCACCGATGACACTACACCACCAGTAACAAAGATGTACTTCGCCATCCTTTCAGATGCTCCTTGTCTTCACAATCCCCGTAGTTCCCCGGTTCGACACTGGCGCAGAGTGATCGAAAACTGTCATCCGCAAAGCGCCCCTGCGCCGAATTGTCGGTCATCGCGAATGAAACCGGTCAGGAAGTATGACGTAAAATTGAGAGGGTCGGTCAACTGGAGGGTTGCACCGACCCACTACAACGGTTCGCATTCGGTTTGACCCAGGGTTCCATAGGGCTGCGCCGCTCAGCCTGCCGAAAACGGCGTGTCCAGACGTTGGAAGCGCCTCACTGTTCCGTGTCCGGTTCCTGGGGTTGTACTGCTGCATCAACGACGCTTCCGGCAAGCTGAGGTCGCGAATGACCAGGGACGAATATCACTAGATATGAACGCGCCTTGCCGGAGCTTTTACAGATGGTTCACTCCTTGATCGGGCGAAGCACGACGACGCGAGTCTCTTCACCCTCTGCTGGCAGACCGGCCGCTGTGACGGTCAATTTCTCTTCGGGCGCGACGTCTTTAAGGCCCATCTCGTGGATGAAGCGTTCGAGGGGCGCCAGCTCGTACTCAAAGGAGAGTTGACCTGTGCCGAAGTGGATCGGCACCACGATGCGCGGCTCGAGCTGGGCAATGACGTTGCAGGCCTCGGCGGGCGTAATCGTCTCGCCGCCCCCGACGGGAATGAACAGGACATCCACACTGCCGATCTCCTCGATCTGCGCCTGGCTCAGTTCGTGACCCAGATCGCCGAGGTGGCAAAAGACCACCTCGTCGAGATGGATCGTATAGACCGTGTTTGGCCCCCGTTCGGCGCCTTTCACCTGATCGTGGTAGGTGCGAACGCCGGTGATCAGCACGCCGCCCACTTCGTACTCACCGGGACCGTTGATCACAAACAGGCGCTCGCGCATCGGCCTGACGCCGGCGACGTTGTTGTGATCCGGGTGATCGTGGCTCACGGTCACAATATGGGCGGTTGGCCGTCCAAGGTCAAGACCGATCGCGCGGCTGTAGGGATCACAGACAATGATACCATCACGACCGCGGATACGCACGCAGGCATGGCCGAGAAATTGAACGTCAGGCATAACTCTTCACCTTCCAGACGTCCACAACTGGTGATTGGAACGGCAGGGCGGCGGACGCCGGGTTATGGATCGCGAGGCGGCGCGTTTCGTTCGCGCCAGAGTATAGCAAGGATCGGGCGAATGGTGTCAAGGCTGAAGCCGCGGCGTTGGAGCAAACCGCCGAGGCGGCGGTCGAAGGTGGCGCGATCGGGCGCGCCGGCATAGCGCGGAAGGGCGGCGCGGGCGACGGCGAGGGCGCGAGCGTGTTCCGCGTCGGCGTCGCCGCCGTAGGTTTCCATGGCCGCCTCAATGGTCTCGCGATCTAATCCCTTCTGGCGCAGTTCGGCGCGCAGGGCGCGGGGGCCACGGGGGCGGAAGCGCTGGCGGTTCTCGATCAGGTAGCGGCTGAAGGCGACGTCATCGAGCATGCCGGTAGCGCGCAGGCGTTCGAGGACCCGGGCTGTTGCAACGGCGCCGAAGCCCTTGCGGCGCAGACGCTGGCGCAATTCGGCGCTGGAGCGTGGGCGCGCAGCGAGCAGGCGCAGCGCGGCGTTCAGGGCGCGTTCAGTTTCGACGAGGGTCTCCAGGCGCGCCCAGGCGCCCTCGTCGAGGCGCTGCCCCACGTACAACCCCTCGCGGGCGAGAGCGTCCAGGCTGAGGCCGAAGGCGAACCGCCCTTCAACAAAGATGTTGACCCGCCGGCTATCGCGGGTCTGGGGGGTGATGGCTGTAATGGTTCCCGTTGGCATTGGCAGTGCAAAGCAAAAAACGGGGAAACGTGGCTTCCCCGAGGCGGAGCGAGGGTTATCTCTGTAGCGCATAGCCTGCAGGCAGGGCAGGAACAATCTGGAGGCTAGCCCTCACCCTGCCTTGCCGGCGGAAAGCTACTCGTCGAAGAAACCGGTCGGGTCGTCGTCGGGAGCGCTGAGGGGGAGGACGACGGGATTAGTCTGGGTTTTTTCCCTGATCAGTTGCTCGATCTCGTTGGCGAGTTCTTTATTCTCCTTGAGGAACTCGCGCACATTCTCACGTCCCTGACCGAGGCGATCCTCGCCGAGGTAGAACCAGGCCCCGCTCTTGCGGATGATGCCCAGTTCCACTGCCATATCGAGGATATTGCCCTCGCGGGAGATGCCCTCGTTGGCGAGGATGTCGAACTCAGCCTGGCGGAAGGGGGGCGCCACCTTGTTTTTGATCACCTTGACCCGCGCGCGGGCGCCGATGGCCTCCTGGCCCGATTTGAGCGTCTCGATGCGGCGAATGTCGAGACGCACCGAGGCGTAGAACTTGAGCGCCTGGCCGCCCGTGGTTGTTTCAGGGGAGCCGAACATGACCCCGATCTTCATGCGCAACTGGTTGAGAAAGATCACGCACGTCCGACTCTTATTGATCGCCCCGGAGAGTTTACGCAGGGCCTGGCTCATCAGGCGCGCCTGCAACCCTGGCAGCGAGTCGCCCATATCGCCTTCGATCTCGGCGCGCGGCACCAGCGCCGCCACCGAGTCGATCACAATCACATCAACCGCGTTGGAACGCACCAGCGTCTCGCAGATCTCCAGCGCCTGCTCGCCGGTGTCGGGCTGCGAGACGAGCAGATCGGCGATCTGCACCCCGCAGCGTTCGGCATAGATCGGATCGAAGGCGTGCTCGGCGTCAATGAAGGCGCCAATCCCGCCCATCTTCTGAGCTTCGGCGATCACGTGCTGGGCCAGCGTGGTTTTGCCGCTGCTCTCCGGGCCGAAGATCTCGATCACCCGGCCCCGCGGCAGCCCGCCGACGCCAAGAGCGATATCGAGGGCGATGGACCCGGTAGGAATGACCTCGATCGCCAGTCGGGAGCCAGCCTCGCCCATTTTCATGATCGAGCCTTTGCCGAACTTGCGGTCGATCTGGCTGATTGCCGCGGCCAGGGCCTTCTCCTTCTCCGGCGAGATGGCCATCGCGGGCGCTCCTCCGTTGTTCGTACTCACGGGTGTGCTCCTCAAACTACTCGTATTATAGGGGATGGCGCCCTCTCAGCGCAACCGATGTGGCACGTCTGTGCTATTGTAGCACAGACGTGCGCATCTTGCAAGGGCTGCCATCATTTACAGGGCTGAGGCAATTCCGCCTCCAGCGAGGGGATTGGAGCGGCGACGCCGCAAAAACCAGCGAACAATCCAGGGGCCGGGGCCAGCCCGGGAGACTCTGCGCCCGCCCTGTTCATCATTCATACCGTCTGCGCCTGCCCGGAGTTGCGCAGGTACACGGAAGATATGAACTGATTGAATTCGGCATTTTCGCGTAACTGGAGGCGGCATGCGTCCTGTCCTGTGGTATAGTGACTTGATGTGAAAGGATTTCCGTTAGACCTGGTTCACCAGCGCTTTACCCTTTGCCTCTTTACCAGCAGGAAGTGAATTGCCAATGACCCGTCGTATTCCACCCGGTCCCGGTCAGGAGTCGGTCTGGGACTATCCTCGCCCTCCGCGGGTTGAGCCGACCACGCGCCGCCTGCGGGTGGTCTTCAGCGGAGTGCTGATTGCCGATTCGCGCCGTGGTTTGCGGGTGCTTGAAACGAGCCATCCGCCTGTCTACTATATTCCGCCCGCCGATATTCAGATGGAGTATCTGACGCCGACCGGGCGGCGAACGTTCTGTGAGTTCAAAGGTCAGGCGCGCTACTATACGCTGACCGCTGGCGGGCGCCGCGCTGAAAACGCCGCCTGGTGCTATCCCGACCCTGCTCCCGGCTACGAGGCCATTCGCGACGCGGTGGCGTTTTACCCGGCTCTGATGGATGCCTGCTACGTGGATGATGAACTGGTGACGCCGCAGCCAGGCGGCTTCTACGGGGGCTGGATCACCTCAGATATCGTTGGGCCGTTCAAGGGCGAACCCGGCGCCTGGGGCTGGTAGGGGCGCCTCGTGCTCTCTCGGCGCGCATAGCGCCGTTTGCACGCTCCTGAGTCGACTCTCCCTCGTTGTTCCCTTCCCTCTCCGCCTGATCTTCGGCGAGTCGCTCCTTGCAAGCCTCCGGAGGAGACCTCTATGTCCGTGCACGATGCTGATGACCGTATCATTGAGGCGGCGCGCCGTGACGTGTTTGCCGGCCGGCTCAGCCGGCGCGAGTTTATGCGGCTGATGAGCGCCCTGGGCCTCTCCGCCGGGGCGGCCGCCCTGGCCGCCTGTGGCGCCGCCGCCACCCCGCCGCCAGCGACCGCGCCGCCGGGAGGTGCGCCAGCAACTGCCGCGCCCGCCACTTCCGCGCCCGGCGGCGCCGCCGCTACCCTGCGTGTCGCCACCGAGATCCCCGTCCAACTCGATCCGGCCCTGGCTTCCTCCGATGCCGAGATCCTCATCCTCCACTCGATCTATGACTATCTGGTGGACATCAACGCCCGCAACGAGATTGTTCCGCGCCTGGCCCGCGAATGGCAGGTGAGCGACGATGGCCTGACCTACACCCTGCGCCTGGTCGAGGGGGCGGCGTTTCACGATGGCAGCCCGCTTACCGCTGCTGATGTGGTCTGGACCTTCAACCGCCTGCGTGATCCGTCGTTGCAGTTGCCCACCGCCGATCTCTATGCCGGCGTCGCCGCGGTGGAGGCCGACGGCGATGGCACGGTGGTGTTTACCCTGTCGGATCCCAACCCTTTCTTCCTCTACGACCTCAGTGATAACCGCGCCCTGGTGCTCAAAGCCGAAACCGCCGACGCGGCGACCTCCTTCAACGGCACCGGCCCCTTCAAGATGGTGGAGTACCGGCCAGAGAATCGCATGACCCTGGCGGCCAACGAGAACTACTTCGTTTCCGGCAAACCCGGCGTGGCCAATCTGGAGTTGATCTTCTTCGCCGACCAGGCTGCCGCGGTTGACGCGCTGCGCGGCGGGCAGGTGGACATTGCCATGCGTATGCCGACGCCGCTCTTCGAGACGTTGCGGCGCGAGCCGGGCCTGACGGCGGTGCAGGTGCCGACCAATGGCTTCGACCTGGTGCGCCTGCGCTCCGACCGCGAGCCGGGCAATAAGCTCGAGGTGATCCAGGCGCTGAAGCTGGCCACCGACCGCCAGGCGATCTTCGAGACGGTGACGCTCGGTCTGGGCGCCGTGGGTCGCGATAGCCCCATTGGCCCGCTCTTCGCGGCGTACTATAGCGAGGAGACGCCCATCCCGCCCCGCGATCCTGCCCGCGCCCGTGACCTGCTCGCTCAGGCCGGCTATGCTAACGGGCTGAAGCTCGACCTGCACGTGCCCGACTCGGGCGACCGGCCCGACCTGGCCGTGGTGCTGAAGGAGCAGTGGGCCGAGGCGGGAATTGACGTGAACGTGATCGTCGAGCCGGAGAGTGTGTATTACGGCGAGAATGGCTGGCTGGAGGTCGATCTGGGCATCACCGGCTGGGGCTCGCGGCCCGTGCCGCAGTTCTATCTGGATGTGATGCTGGTGACCGGAGCGAAGTGGAACGAGAGCCGCTTCTCCGATGCCGAGTTCGACGCGCTGGCAGCTAAAGCCGGCTCGACCCTCGACGAGGCGGAGCGGGTCGCGGCCTACCGGGAGATCCAGCGCATTCTGATCGAGCGCGGCCCGATCATCGTTCCCTATTTCTTCGCGGCCCTGGGCGCCATTCGCAACGGCTTCGAGGGTTTCGAGCTGCGGCCGTTCCCCGGCCGCACCGATCTGGCGGCGATCCGCGCCGCGGGGTAGGGGAGGGTGTGGAGGTGTGGAGGTGTGGAGGTGTGAAGGCGTGGAGGTGTGGAGGTGAGATTACACCTCTACAGTTCCACACCTCCACACCTCCACAGAGAACCATGGCCCTTGACACGGTTGAACGCGGCATTGGCGACAGAGCGGCGATCAGCGGCGCGCCTGGCGCGTGGCGCGGGGCGCTGCGGGCGATCTGGGGGCGCCCGACGTCGGCGCTCGGGGCGACGATTGTCTTGCTCTTCGTGGCGCTGGCCCTGTTTGGCCCGCTGATTGCTCCGTACCGCGCCACCGACCAGCTTCCCGGCGCGCGCTGGTTGCCCCCGTCGCGCGAGCACTTCTTCGGCACCGACCGGCTGGGCCGCGATGTCTTCAGCCGGGTGGTGCTGGGCACGCGCGACATCTTCGCTCTGGCGGGCGCCGGCACGCTGGCAGCGGTGGCGCTGGGAACGGTGGTGGGGCTGGTTGCCGCCTATCGCGGCGGCTGGGTCGAGGAGGTCACCTTCCGCTCCTTCGACGGGTTGCTGGCCATCCCTGCCCTGCTGCTGGCGCTGGTGCTGCTGGGCACGGTCGGCCCCTCGCGGCAGAGTGTGCTGCTGGTGATTGTGCTGGTGTATACGCCGATTGTGGCGCGGGTAGTGCGGAGCGTAGTGCTGGCGGTCAAGCCGCGCGGGTTCATCGAGGCGGCGCGCATGCGCGGCGAGACGCTGAGCTACATCCTGGGGCGCGAGATCCTACCTTCGGTGCTGCCGGCCCTGACGGTGGAGGCGGCGCTGCGCTTCTCCTACGCGATCTTCCTGGTGGCTTCGCTAGGGTTCCTGGGAGTAGGTGTGCAGCCGCCGGCCCCCGATTGGGGCCTGATGGTGCTGGAGGCGCGCAACGATGCGGCCCTGGCCCCCTGGTCGCTGTACTTTCCCGCCGGGGCCATTGCCCTGCTGGTCATCGGGGTCAACCTGCTCGCCGATGGGTTGCGGCGGGCGTTGCAGCCCGGCGGAGGGTGAGCAGGGCCGACCCTTTGGAAACGGTGCCAGGCGTGTCCATCCTGGAGATTGACAATCTGACCGTCGGGTACCGCGGCGCGGAGGGATGGCGCGACGCGGTGCGCGACGTGACCCTGCGAGTGGCCCCCGGAGAGCGCCTGGGGGTAGTCGGGGAGAGCGGCAGCGGCAAGAGCACCCTGGCGCTGGCGGCGCTGCGCTTTCTCGGCGCCGGCGGGGCGATCCGCGGGGGCACGGTGCGTCTTCGGGGCATTGATCTGGGCGCGCTGTCGCCGGACGCGCTGCGGGCCGTCTGGGCGCGCGATGTGCGCCTGGTGCCGCAGAACCCTCTGGCGGCGCTCAATCCTTCGCTGCGCGTCGGAGATCAGGTGGCCGAGGCCATCCTCCAGAGCGCGCCGAGGCCGATCACGCCCGCCGAGGCGCGCCGGCAGGCTCTGGACCTGCTGCGCCTCGTGCGTCTGGCCGATCCGGAGCGGGTGGCGCGGGGCTACCCCCACGAGCTGAGCGGCGGCATGCAGCAGCGCGCGCTGATCGCTATGGCGCTGCACGGCGATCCGGCCCTGCTCATTCTTGATGAGCCGACTACCAGCCTGGACGTGACCACCGAGGCTGCTATTCTCGCTTTGCTGGCCGACCTCACGAACAGGTCGAGGGAACGGGCGACGTTATTCATTTCGCATAACCTGGGCATTGTGGCGCGCATGTGCAACCGGGTGGCCGTACTCTATGCAGGCGAACTGGTCGAGGTGGCGCCCACGGCGGCGCTGTTCGCCGCGCCGCTGCATCCCTACACCGCCGGGCTGATCGGCAGCCTGCCCCGTCCAGGTATGCGCCATACGCTGCGCCCGCTGCGCCCCATCCCCGGCGCCATCCCGCGCCTCGATAATCTGCCCCGCGGGTGTGTGTTTCACCCCCGCTGCCCGCTGGCGCTGGATCGCTGCCGCGCCGAGCGCCCGCCCCTGGAAGCGCCCGCGCCAGATCGTCAGGTGCGTTGCTTCCGCTGGCATGAGGTGGAGCGCGGGGCGCTGGCCG
Coding sequences within:
- a CDS encoding ABC transporter permease, with the protein product MALDTVERGIGDRAAISGAPGAWRGALRAIWGRPTSALGATIVLLFVALALFGPLIAPYRATDQLPGARWLPPSREHFFGTDRLGRDVFSRVVLGTRDIFALAGAGTLAAVALGTVVGLVAAYRGGWVEEVTFRSFDGLLAIPALLLALVLLGTVGPSRQSVLLVIVLVYTPIVARVVRSVVLAVKPRGFIEAARMRGETLSYILGREILPSVLPALTVEAALRFSYAIFLVASLGFLGVGVQPPAPDWGLMVLEARNDAALAPWSLYFPAGAIALLVIGVNLLADGLRRALQPGGG
- a CDS encoding CTP synthase, with translation MAKYIFVTGGVVSSVGKGISVASIGRLLKSRGLRVSVLKLDPYLNVDPGTMSPYQHGEVFVTEDGAETDLDLGHYERFIDENLTRLSNVTTGQIYSAVIAKERRGDYLGGTIQVIPHITEEIKARIVAVGRQSNADVVIVEVGGTVGDIESLPFLEAIRQMRKDVGRDNVLYIHVTLLPHIGATGELKTKPTQHSVMALRNVGITADVIICRADYAISDEIRDKVAFFTDVDSRAVIPLQTVDSIYDVPLVLETAGLGDYLCKQLGLNAPPPDLSAWQELVRMIRQPKRVLPIALVGKYVELKDAYISVVEALRHAGLHQELDIDVHWVSAEQVEREGPDRLLSKVYGIVVPGGFGDRGIEGKILTADYARRTGTPYLGLCLGMQCATIAFARHVLGTQDVNSTEFAPHCAHPVIDLMPDQRGVTNKGGTMRLGTYPCRLVPGTRAYAAYGKELIHERHRHRFEFNNRYREVLEEAGLVISGLSPDQHLVEIIELREHPWFVGSQFHPEFLSRPNQPHPLFREFIAAAARIQRASEPHQLRLVDASPSTAVTAWASMELS
- a CDS encoding MBL fold metallo-hydrolase translates to MPDVQFLGHACVRIRGRDGIIVCDPYSRAIGLDLGRPTAHIVTVSHDHPDHNNVAGVRPMRERLFVINGPGEYEVGGVLITGVRTYHDQVKGAERGPNTVYTIHLDEVVFCHLGDLGHELSQAQIEEIGSVDVLFIPVGGGETITPAEACNVIAQLEPRIVVPIHFGTGQLSFEYELAPLERFIHEMGLKDVAPEEKLTVTAAGLPAEGEETRVVVLRPIKE
- a CDS encoding ABC transporter substrate-binding protein, with product MSVHDADDRIIEAARRDVFAGRLSRREFMRLMSALGLSAGAAALAACGAAATPPPATAPPGGAPATAAPATSAPGGAAATLRVATEIPVQLDPALASSDAEILILHSIYDYLVDINARNEIVPRLAREWQVSDDGLTYTLRLVEGAAFHDGSPLTAADVVWTFNRLRDPSLQLPTADLYAGVAAVEADGDGTVVFTLSDPNPFFLYDLSDNRALVLKAETADAATSFNGTGPFKMVEYRPENRMTLAANENYFVSGKPGVANLELIFFADQAAAVDALRGGQVDIAMRMPTPLFETLRREPGLTAVQVPTNGFDLVRLRSDREPGNKLEVIQALKLATDRQAIFETVTLGLGAVGRDSPIGPLFAAYYSEETPIPPRDPARARDLLAQAGYANGLKLDLHVPDSGDRPDLAVVLKEQWAEAGIDVNVIVEPESVYYGENGWLEVDLGITGWGSRPVPQFYLDVMLVTGAKWNESRFSDAEFDALAAKAGSTLDEAERVAAYREIQRILIERGPIIVPYFFAALGAIRNGFEGFELRPFPGRTDLAAIRAAG
- the recA gene encoding recombinase RecA translates to MAISPEKEKALAAAISQIDRKFGKGSIMKMGEAGSRLAIEVIPTGSIALDIALGVGGLPRGRVIEIFGPESSGKTTLAQHVIAEAQKMGGIGAFIDAEHAFDPIYAERCGVQIADLLVSQPDTGEQALEICETLVRSNAVDVIVIDSVAALVPRAEIEGDMGDSLPGLQARLMSQALRKLSGAINKSRTCVIFLNQLRMKIGVMFGSPETTTGGQALKFYASVRLDIRRIETLKSGQEAIGARARVKVIKNKVAPPFRQAEFDILANEGISREGNILDMAVELGIIRKSGAWFYLGEDRLGQGRENVREFLKENKELANEIEQLIREKTQTNPVVLPLSAPDDDPTGFFDE
- a CDS encoding recombination regulator RecX, with product MPTGTITAITPQTRDSRRVNIFVEGRFAFGLSLDALAREGLYVGQRLDEGAWARLETLVETERALNAALRLLAARPRSSAELRQRLRRKGFGAVATARVLERLRATGMLDDVAFSRYLIENRQRFRPRGPRALRAELRQKGLDRETIEAAMETYGGDADAEHARALAVARAALPRYAGAPDRATFDRRLGGLLQRRGFSLDTIRPILAILWRERNAPPRDP
- a CDS encoding DUF427 domain-containing protein, with product MTRRIPPGPGQESVWDYPRPPRVEPTTRRLRVVFSGVLIADSRRGLRVLETSHPPVYYIPPADIQMEYLTPTGRRTFCEFKGQARYYTLTAGGRRAENAAWCYPDPAPGYEAIRDAVAFYPALMDACYVDDELVTPQPGGFYGGWITSDIVGPFKGEPGAWGW